A single window of Achromobacter xylosoxidans DNA harbors:
- a CDS encoding tail assembly protein, protein MNDKVRLVRLYGWLGKRFGREHRLAVASPAEAVRALCALLPGFEPALLASERRGVRFACFAGRRNLSQDELRHPVGADVIRIAPMLAGAKNGGLFQTMLGAVLIAAAAIYSGGVAAAFQAGGMVQATATMGLSMMLSGVAQMLSPQQRLLSAKDRPDNGASYNFNGPVNTTAQGNPVPLLYGEMFVGSATISAGIYSEDHV, encoded by the coding sequence ATGAACGACAAGGTACGCCTGGTCCGCCTGTATGGCTGGCTGGGCAAGCGTTTTGGCCGCGAACACCGCCTGGCCGTGGCCAGCCCGGCCGAGGCGGTGCGGGCGTTGTGCGCCCTGTTGCCCGGCTTCGAGCCGGCCTTGCTGGCCAGTGAACGACGCGGGGTGCGCTTCGCCTGCTTCGCCGGTCGCCGCAATCTGTCGCAAGACGAGTTGCGGCACCCGGTGGGCGCGGATGTCATCCGCATCGCGCCGATGCTGGCGGGCGCCAAGAACGGCGGGCTGTTCCAGACCATGCTGGGCGCGGTGCTGATCGCCGCCGCGGCGATCTACAGCGGTGGCGTGGCGGCCGCGTTCCAGGCAGGGGGGATGGTGCAGGCCACGGCCACCATGGGATTGTCCATGATGCTGAGCGGCGTGGCCCAGATGCTGTCGCCCCAGCAGCGGCTGCTCAGCGCCAAGGACCGGCCCGACAACGGCGCGTCCTATAACTTCAACGGACCCGTGAACACCACTGCGCAGGGAAACCCCGTGCCTTTGCTGTATGGGGAAATGTTCGTCGGCAGCGCCACGATCTCCGCAGGCATCTATTCGGAAGACCACGTATGA
- a CDS encoding C40 family peptidase: protein MLKRTMQAIRDHGVATYPQECCGLVLKAGRREWYVPCRNTAASEEHFVMSAQDYAAAEESGRIVAVVHSHPDAPAVPSEADRVACEASGLPWYIVAVEKDLDGKVKAGEIRGFTPEGFQAPLLGRQFAHGVLDCYSLVRDWYARERGIRLPDFAREDGWWQPGHAGDLYMDHYAEAGFRPLAPHETMAPGDVVVMQVRSDRANHAGVFIGPEPLREAPDLFPLPDAMLHHLYGRDSERVVYGGFWREATRLVLRYGERT, encoded by the coding sequence ATGCTCAAGCGCACGATGCAAGCCATCCGCGACCATGGCGTGGCGACGTATCCGCAGGAATGCTGCGGCCTGGTGCTCAAGGCCGGCCGCCGTGAATGGTATGTGCCGTGCCGCAATACGGCCGCCAGCGAAGAGCACTTCGTCATGTCGGCGCAGGACTACGCGGCGGCCGAGGAAAGCGGCCGGATCGTGGCGGTGGTGCATTCGCATCCGGACGCGCCCGCCGTGCCCAGCGAGGCCGACCGGGTGGCCTGCGAGGCGTCCGGCCTGCCCTGGTACATCGTGGCGGTGGAGAAGGACCTGGATGGAAAGGTCAAGGCGGGAGAGATCCGCGGCTTCACGCCCGAAGGCTTCCAGGCGCCGCTGCTGGGCCGCCAGTTCGCGCATGGCGTGCTCGATTGCTATTCGCTGGTGCGCGACTGGTATGCGCGCGAACGCGGGATCCGGCTGCCGGATTTCGCCCGCGAAGACGGCTGGTGGCAGCCGGGCCATGCGGGCGATCTGTACATGGATCACTACGCCGAGGCGGGATTCCGGCCGCTGGCGCCGCACGAAACCATGGCGCCCGGCGACGTTGTGGTGATGCAGGTGCGGTCGGACCGCGCCAACCACGCCGGCGTCTTCATCGGCCCGGAGCCGCTGCGCGAGGCGCCGGACCTGTTCCCGCTGCCCGACGCAATGTTGCATCACCTGTATGGACGTGACTCCGAACGGGTCGTGTACGGCGGTTTCTGGCGCGAAGCCACCCGCCTGGTGCTGCGTTATGGAGAAAGGACATGA
- a CDS encoding phage minor tail protein L: MPITADIQKLEPGALVELFELDASEIGGAVQRFHGYMQVGAIHWQGKQYDPWSIQAEGFEQVGEGQQPSPTLRVGNIGQDEKGDPLPGVISALCIHLDDLVGARVVVRRTLGKYLDAVNFAEGNPTADPQEELPPEVWIVQQKTVETAQVVEFSLSSALDFNGQKLPDRPIIAGVCSWLRKGGYRGPYCGYTGSRMFDLDGKPVTDPTLDRCSGLMSDCKKRFGEYEVINFGGFPSADLVRG; this comes from the coding sequence ATGCCGATAACCGCAGATATACAGAAACTGGAGCCCGGCGCGCTGGTCGAGTTGTTCGAGCTGGATGCCAGCGAGATCGGCGGCGCCGTACAGCGCTTCCATGGCTACATGCAGGTCGGGGCCATCCACTGGCAGGGCAAGCAATACGATCCGTGGTCGATCCAGGCCGAGGGCTTCGAGCAGGTGGGCGAGGGCCAGCAGCCTTCGCCCACGTTGCGGGTGGGCAACATCGGCCAGGACGAAAAAGGCGACCCTCTGCCCGGCGTCATCTCCGCCCTCTGCATCCACCTGGATGACCTGGTGGGCGCGCGCGTGGTCGTGCGCCGCACGCTGGGCAAATACCTGGACGCGGTGAACTTTGCCGAAGGCAACCCCACTGCCGATCCGCAGGAAGAACTGCCGCCCGAAGTCTGGATCGTGCAGCAGAAGACCGTGGAGACCGCGCAGGTGGTGGAGTTCTCGCTCTCCAGCGCCCTGGACTTCAACGGCCAGAAGCTGCCCGACCGCCCGATCATCGCCGGCGTGTGTTCGTGGCTGCGCAAGGGCGGCTATCGCGGCCCCTATTGCGGCTATACCGGCAGCCGCATGTTCGACCTGGACGGCAAGCCGGTCACCGATCCCACGCTGGACCGCTGCTCGGGGTTGATGTCCGACTGCAAGAAGCGCTTCGGCGAGTACGAAGTCATCAACTTCGGCGGCTTCCCGTCCGCCGACCTGGTAAGGGGGTAG
- a CDS encoding pyocin knob domain-containing S74 family peptidase, with translation MTAIKQINIGAAPNDQTGDQLRSAFDKVNANIAELDRRTVANATAAAIAELKAADAGKAADVADGKAVAAQRTGDTADAAARQARQAADEADAKALHAQASADSAGAAASQAQRSAQAAADAADRAQGTADAALPRSDKGKPEGVAPLGADGAVPDEYRPKRKCVVVQGNVDLNEYKQPVEVFLSSSAGVSNLPAGLNAPAFLLVEAAGDAAVQTLSSREASPRLYFRTLLSQNAWTPWREAGTVQDITGTGVDFNSMKSSGAFLWRTAYTLENGANYPKLQALRQCGEVSVLDLSGVVMQRLRYGALKADASGPEFSRQFVPAGDGTATGGWTRWRYVGAISDAADLATEDCGDVWFEGSGWRRWSQAQGGYVRFSPPVAHIWQDRSTQDYANGPLIRSLIDENCYFTVAGNNGKGAIFRATPYADPNSPTMIMACGTGVATLGTTKNGWGGPMPVRFITDDIERGRIIGSRWVFGPDLLTPPPYTHIATINYLGANYEYGLIFKPRNAGTTVAVGFMNSANSLVGSIQVTDSITQYNTASDYRLKHDVAATPIAESYSRVMGVRVVDYSMADAGIRYRGAIAHELQALIPHAVTGIKDEMIKMPGMEESVPAYQQVDYSKIVPDLIAALQHADMRINALEERVKALTKMEA, from the coding sequence ATGACGGCAATAAAGCAGATCAACATTGGCGCGGCGCCCAACGACCAAACCGGCGATCAACTGCGATCCGCATTCGATAAGGTCAACGCGAACATCGCTGAACTGGACCGGCGTACGGTCGCCAATGCAACGGCGGCCGCGATCGCCGAATTGAAAGCCGCGGACGCTGGCAAGGCCGCTGATGTCGCTGATGGCAAGGCTGTGGCGGCCCAGCGAACCGGGGACACGGCCGATGCGGCTGCCAGGCAAGCGCGACAGGCCGCCGATGAAGCGGACGCCAAGGCCCTGCATGCCCAGGCCAGCGCAGATTCCGCGGGCGCCGCGGCATCGCAAGCGCAGCGGTCCGCGCAGGCCGCCGCCGATGCGGCGGATCGGGCGCAGGGTACGGCGGACGCCGCGCTTCCTCGCAGCGACAAAGGCAAACCGGAAGGGGTGGCGCCCCTCGGCGCCGATGGTGCCGTGCCGGATGAGTACCGTCCCAAGCGCAAGTGTGTGGTCGTCCAAGGCAACGTCGATTTGAACGAGTACAAGCAGCCAGTGGAGGTTTTCCTGTCCTCGTCCGCGGGCGTGTCGAATCTTCCTGCCGGATTGAATGCTCCCGCCTTCCTGCTGGTCGAAGCGGCGGGCGACGCGGCGGTCCAGACGCTCAGTTCGCGCGAAGCTTCACCCCGGTTGTATTTTCGTACCCTTCTGTCGCAAAACGCCTGGACTCCTTGGCGCGAGGCGGGAACGGTGCAGGACATCACGGGAACCGGTGTGGATTTCAATTCGATGAAGTCCTCTGGCGCTTTCCTGTGGCGCACTGCCTACACGCTCGAGAATGGCGCCAACTATCCCAAGTTGCAGGCCCTGCGCCAATGTGGCGAGGTGAGTGTCCTCGATCTGTCCGGCGTGGTGATGCAACGTCTGCGCTACGGCGCCCTGAAAGCAGACGCGAGCGGACCGGAATTCTCCAGGCAGTTCGTCCCCGCGGGCGACGGAACCGCTACGGGGGGATGGACGCGATGGCGATACGTCGGAGCCATTTCGGATGCCGCCGATCTCGCGACCGAGGATTGTGGCGACGTCTGGTTTGAAGGCTCCGGATGGCGTCGCTGGTCGCAGGCGCAAGGCGGCTATGTACGGTTCTCTCCGCCTGTCGCTCATATATGGCAGGACCGCAGCACGCAGGACTATGCCAATGGGCCGTTGATCCGTTCGTTGATAGACGAGAACTGCTATTTCACCGTGGCCGGCAACAATGGCAAGGGCGCGATCTTCCGGGCCACGCCGTACGCCGATCCCAATTCCCCCACCATGATCATGGCCTGCGGCACCGGGGTGGCCACGTTGGGGACGACGAAAAACGGGTGGGGAGGTCCCATGCCCGTCAGATTCATTACCGATGATATCGAACGCGGCCGCATCATCGGGTCGCGCTGGGTCTTCGGCCCGGATCTGCTGACGCCGCCGCCGTATACCCACATCGCGACGATCAATTACCTGGGCGCCAATTATGAGTACGGCTTGATATTCAAGCCCCGCAACGCGGGCACCACGGTGGCGGTGGGCTTCATGAACAGCGCCAATAGCCTTGTGGGGTCGATTCAGGTCACCGACTCGATCACGCAATACAACACGGCGTCCGACTATCGACTCAAACATGATGTCGCCGCAACGCCGATCGCCGAAAGCTACAGCCGCGTCATGGGCGTGCGGGTCGTCGATTACAGCATGGCCGATGCCGGCATCCGGTACCGCGGCGCGATCGCCCACGAATTGCAGGCGCTCATTCCTCATGCGGTGACCGGCATCAAGGACGAAATGATCAAGATGCCGGGCATGGAGGAGTCCGTTCCCGCCTACCAGCAGGTGGATTACTCCAAGATCGTCCCGGACCTGATTGCCGCGCTTCAGCATGCCGACATGCGGATCAATGCGCTCGAAGAACGTGTGAAAGCGCTCACGAAAATGGAGGCATAG
- a CDS encoding phage tail protein, translating to MAIEVFNWSPRPNPVGTLKDRTLRVQFGDGYEQEAADGIHAATQSWPLEFVGREAYVRPILEFVKRHAGYRAFFWTPPMGEQGYYKAREVRLRAMEGDMFALSFTMDQVFKP from the coding sequence ATGGCAATCGAAGTCTTCAACTGGTCGCCTCGGCCTAATCCCGTCGGCACGCTCAAGGACCGGACCCTGCGCGTGCAGTTCGGCGACGGCTACGAGCAGGAAGCGGCCGATGGCATTCATGCGGCGACGCAATCCTGGCCGCTGGAGTTCGTCGGCAGGGAGGCGTATGTCCGGCCCATTCTCGAATTCGTAAAGCGCCATGCGGGCTACCGCGCTTTCTTCTGGACACCGCCGATGGGGGAGCAGGGGTACTACAAGGCGCGCGAAGTGCGCTTGCGCGCCATGGAGGGCGACATGTTCGCCTTGTCGTTCACGATGGATCAGGTGTTCAAACCATGA
- a CDS encoding phage tail tape measure protein, protein MTTIQTAAQIAAETAALKQQTTELNRNCTALKARGSELAKTATAGAKNTAVTKLGTAEKAKATQALDRNARAIRSEAVEQTLADMRKTGALLGVDSEVGRMRVETEIGRFSGESDDDKVSLLAGASRLDKLRAQMKMSAYIQSLANPDAAANEEKRQKQEALDQALNDGTLSQDKYDKERRGLGLVKRDGDFMLDVNDKLLESARNGASKIQDILGTKMYDFVADKFDKLGLSFLNNVAKMVTSAASAKLMETLLGNSFMEGKGGVGGWIGKAGSFLSDLFSGGGGISVGSSFVSGGTALSFFPSAKGNAFTNGMVTSPVAFPMGVMGEAGPEAIMPLHRGADGSLGIRAAFPSVGGDTNPVAGGVAVNVYVQDGNVSASSESGQGGWQQFGQQIGEYVTQLVDRRMSQSYRQGGLAWQANNNRLAGA, encoded by the coding sequence ATGACAACCATACAGACCGCGGCGCAGATCGCCGCGGAAACCGCGGCGTTGAAGCAGCAGACCACCGAACTCAACCGGAATTGCACGGCGCTGAAGGCGCGCGGCAGCGAACTCGCGAAGACCGCGACGGCAGGCGCCAAGAACACCGCCGTCACCAAGTTGGGAACGGCTGAAAAGGCCAAGGCGACGCAGGCGCTGGATCGCAACGCCCGCGCTATCCGGTCGGAAGCCGTCGAGCAGACGCTGGCGGACATGCGCAAGACCGGCGCGCTGCTGGGCGTGGACTCGGAAGTCGGACGAATGCGGGTGGAAACCGAGATCGGCAGATTCTCGGGCGAGAGCGATGACGACAAGGTCAGCCTGTTGGCTGGCGCGTCGCGGTTGGACAAGTTGCGCGCGCAGATGAAGATGAGCGCGTATATCCAGAGCCTGGCGAATCCCGACGCGGCCGCCAACGAAGAAAAGCGTCAGAAGCAGGAGGCGCTCGATCAGGCATTGAACGACGGCACGCTGAGCCAGGACAAGTACGACAAGGAAAGACGCGGTCTCGGTCTGGTGAAGCGGGACGGCGATTTCATGCTGGACGTGAACGACAAGCTGCTCGAATCGGCGCGCAACGGCGCAAGCAAGATCCAGGACATCCTGGGCACGAAGATGTACGACTTTGTTGCGGACAAGTTCGACAAGCTGGGCCTGTCGTTCCTGAACAACGTGGCAAAGATGGTGACCTCGGCGGCGTCCGCCAAATTGATGGAAACCCTGCTGGGCAATAGCTTCATGGAGGGCAAGGGCGGCGTGGGGGGATGGATCGGGAAAGCCGGATCGTTCCTCTCAGACCTCTTCAGCGGCGGCGGGGGGATTTCCGTTGGCAGCAGCTTCGTCTCCGGCGGAACGGCGCTGTCATTCTTCCCCAGCGCCAAGGGCAACGCCTTCACCAACGGCATGGTCACGAGTCCCGTCGCCTTCCCCATGGGCGTCATGGGCGAAGCCGGCCCCGAGGCCATCATGCCGCTGCATCGCGGCGCCGACGGTTCGCTCGGCATTCGCGCGGCCTTCCCGAGCGTTGGCGGCGATACCAACCCCGTCGCGGGCGGCGTTGCCGTCAACGTCTACGTGCAGGACGGCAACGTCAGTGCCTCCAGCGAATCCGGCCAGGGCGGTTGGCAGCAGTTCGGCCAGCAGATCGGCGAATACGTCACGCAGCTGGTCGATCGCCGCATGTCGCAATCGTATCGCCAGGGTGGCCTGGCGTGGCAAGCCAACAACAACCGTTTAGCGGGGGCATGA
- a CDS encoding DUF4035 domain-containing protein, with the protein MVLALRLGRTLGELMDSIDTHELSLWRELDRTSPLGDERADLLAASLAATVAQAAGAKVRATDMLVRWGAHDEEPPAEAGADALKAFLLSKAGKGS; encoded by the coding sequence ATGGTCCTGGCCCTTCGGCTGGGACGCACGCTGGGCGAGTTGATGGACAGCATCGACACCCATGAATTGTCCTTGTGGCGCGAACTGGACCGCACCTCTCCCCTGGGAGACGAGCGGGCCGACCTGCTTGCCGCCAGCCTCGCCGCCACGGTGGCGCAGGCCGCCGGCGCCAAGGTGCGCGCCACGGACATGCTGGTGCGTTGGGGCGCGCACGACGAGGAACCTCCCGCCGAGGCGGGGGCGGACGCGTTGAAGGCGTTCCTGCTGTCGAAGGCCGGGAAGGGGTCTTGA
- a CDS encoding phage tail assembly chaperone, with translation MTDTSINSPARAAGVRGLAADPLAGFAHETLTVPQWQDARVIVRAPSAGDHLFHIRAIWAAAGVVPGEDNETVRAKLDAPGVDYTRASASLLVRTLFEQTEHGPRRVFSDDDVDMVAAAYGPAHATLVARAIELGNLGEGAQERAKKPSRKRQTSVS, from the coding sequence ATGACGGACACGTCGATCAATTCCCCGGCTCGCGCGGCGGGCGTGCGCGGCCTGGCGGCCGATCCGCTGGCCGGCTTCGCGCATGAAACCCTCACCGTGCCGCAATGGCAGGACGCGCGCGTCATCGTGCGCGCGCCCAGCGCCGGCGACCACCTGTTTCACATCCGCGCCATCTGGGCAGCCGCGGGCGTGGTGCCGGGCGAGGACAACGAGACCGTGCGCGCCAAGCTGGACGCGCCGGGCGTGGACTACACCCGCGCCTCGGCCAGCCTGCTGGTGCGCACGCTCTTCGAGCAGACCGAGCATGGCCCGCGGCGCGTCTTCAGCGATGACGACGTCGACATGGTGGCGGCGGCCTATGGGCCGGCCCACGCCACGCTGGTGGCCAGGGCAATCGAGCTGGGCAACCTCGGGGAGGGTGCGCAGGAGCGCGCAAAAAAGCCCTCCAGGAAACGCCAGACCTCCGTTTCCTGA
- a CDS encoding phage tail tube protein — protein MAGTTVSQFVQTQGTQLEVSTTATEDLGAAGLAYADLAITIKDPNFQGGQTTEIDVTVLKSTAKEYALGLDDSGTFSMAGNWKAGDPAQKALVAARSDKKTRAFRVTFADGAKFEFLGLVTQYQWQGQLDNVVSATFNVRVTGAVKMTDAPANGG, from the coding sequence ATGGCAGGTACTACCGTTTCGCAATTCGTTCAAACCCAGGGCACGCAACTGGAAGTGTCGACCACGGCCACCGAGGACCTGGGCGCGGCTGGCCTGGCTTATGCCGATCTGGCCATCACCATCAAGGACCCGAACTTCCAGGGCGGCCAGACCACCGAGATCGACGTCACCGTGCTCAAGTCGACCGCCAAGGAATACGCCCTGGGCCTGGACGACAGCGGCACCTTCAGCATGGCCGGCAACTGGAAGGCCGGCGACCCGGCGCAGAAAGCGCTGGTGGCCGCGCGCAGCGACAAGAAGACCCGCGCCTTCCGTGTGACCTTCGCCGACGGCGCCAAGTTCGAGTTCCTCGGCCTGGTGACGCAATACCAGTGGCAAGGCCAGCTGGACAACGTCGTGTCCGCCACGTTCAACGTGCGCGTGACCGGCGCCGTCAAGATGACCGACGCACCCGCCAACGGGGGCTGA
- a CDS encoding XRE family transcriptional regulator, translating to MALGKQIRHYRAALGLTLEQLEARTGVGVGTIAALEGRDSERSKYASRLAAGLGLTLEQLLDESAQYPPDVVLADTGGASRADDGAAGDLRIPRFDTGGAMGAGVELRDQPGVIQSLRVSQEWLHKNLRHYTAAANLCVVTGFGDSMRPMYNPGDPLLVDLGVVKADVDGVFFFRVGNEGFIKRLQRIPSARGLLIRAKSENTKYDAWDITEDMDLQIFGRVLKVWRSEDL from the coding sequence ATGGCTCTCGGAAAACAAATCAGGCACTATCGCGCCGCGCTCGGCCTCACCCTCGAACAACTCGAAGCGCGCACCGGTGTGGGCGTGGGCACCATCGCCGCCCTTGAAGGGCGCGACAGCGAACGCTCCAAGTACGCCTCGCGCCTGGCGGCGGGGCTGGGGCTGACGCTGGAACAACTGCTGGACGAATCCGCGCAATATCCACCGGACGTCGTGCTGGCCGATACCGGCGGGGCGTCGCGCGCGGACGACGGCGCGGCTGGCGACCTGCGCATTCCGCGCTTCGACACGGGCGGCGCCATGGGCGCGGGGGTGGAACTGCGCGACCAGCCTGGTGTGATCCAGAGCCTGCGCGTCAGCCAGGAATGGCTGCACAAGAACCTGCGGCACTACACCGCGGCCGCCAACCTGTGCGTGGTGACCGGTTTTGGCGACAGCATGCGGCCCATGTACAACCCCGGCGATCCCCTGCTGGTGGACCTGGGCGTGGTCAAGGCCGACGTGGATGGCGTGTTCTTCTTTCGCGTCGGCAACGAAGGCTTCATCAAGCGCCTGCAACGCATTCCCAGCGCCCGCGGCCTGCTGATCCGGGCGAAATCCGAGAACACGAAATACGATGCCTGGGACATCACCGAAGACATGGACCTGCAGATTTTCGGGCGCGTGCTGAAGGTCTGGCGCAGCGAGGATCTGTGA
- a CDS encoding DUF1254 domain-containing protein, which produces MRIRPAGAGSSPYVRGLAALALAASVSGCSFTSPDAATGSQFVGIDGVSAPEARRIAKEAYLYGYPMVARYQAIYSTNIDQGGAQYKGPFNTFSHAAPAVTPDDNATAAPNVDAPASSAVLDLRAEPVVISVPPMESRRYFALQLTDLYGYNFAYIGSRATGNGGGRFLVAGPRWKGAPPKGFTQVIRAETDLVSVSGRTQRFAQSDIANVKRIQAGYRIQPLSAYLKKAAPPAPAAVQWIKPEPPTQMRSSLEFYNQLGFLLQFAPVAHSEKTLRKRLDSLRIRPDAQAVTDAMPPRLRLVMQEGMHDGQNDIDKHRVALAGRTDTLFGDRRTLRNDYLARATGAQVGLGTDSREESLSTVLATDMAGLPLDGAQAYTLRFAPRALPPVNAFWSVTLYRLPGQSVVANPIQRYVIDSTMLPALKRDRDGGLTLRIQHQAPAKGGQANWLPAPAGPFMLALRYYWPKPGLLDGSWQTPQVQRAGS; this is translated from the coding sequence ATGCGCATACGCCCCGCCGGCGCCGGATCTTCCCCTTATGTCCGTGGCCTTGCCGCATTGGCGCTGGCCGCCAGCGTGAGCGGCTGCAGCTTCACCTCGCCGGATGCGGCCACGGGATCGCAATTCGTCGGCATCGATGGCGTGTCGGCGCCCGAAGCGCGTCGCATCGCCAAGGAAGCCTACCTGTATGGCTACCCCATGGTGGCCCGCTACCAGGCCATCTATTCCACCAACATCGACCAGGGCGGCGCGCAATACAAAGGCCCGTTCAATACCTTCAGCCACGCCGCGCCGGCCGTCACGCCCGACGACAACGCGACCGCCGCGCCCAATGTCGATGCGCCCGCGTCCTCGGCCGTGCTCGACCTGCGGGCCGAACCGGTCGTCATCAGCGTGCCGCCGATGGAGTCCAGGCGCTATTTCGCGTTGCAGCTGACGGACCTGTATGGCTACAACTTTGCCTACATCGGCAGTCGTGCCACCGGCAACGGCGGCGGTCGGTTCCTGGTGGCCGGCCCGCGCTGGAAGGGCGCCCCGCCGAAGGGATTCACCCAGGTGATCCGGGCCGAGACCGACCTGGTCAGCGTCAGCGGCCGGACCCAGCGATTCGCGCAGTCGGACATCGCCAACGTCAAGCGCATTCAGGCCGGCTACCGGATCCAGCCGCTGTCCGCGTACCTGAAGAAGGCCGCGCCACCGGCGCCCGCGGCGGTGCAGTGGATCAAGCCCGAGCCGCCCACGCAGATGCGCAGTTCGCTCGAGTTCTACAACCAGCTGGGCTTCCTGCTGCAATTCGCGCCGGTGGCGCACAGCGAAAAGACCTTGCGCAAGCGCCTGGACAGCCTGCGCATCCGCCCGGACGCGCAAGCGGTGACCGACGCTATGCCGCCGCGCCTGCGGCTGGTCATGCAGGAGGGCATGCATGACGGCCAGAACGACATCGACAAGCATCGCGTGGCGCTGGCCGGCCGGACCGATACCTTGTTCGGCGATCGCCGGACATTGCGCAATGACTACCTGGCGCGCGCCACGGGCGCCCAGGTCGGCCTGGGCACCGACAGCCGCGAAGAATCGCTGTCGACGGTGCTGGCCACCGACATGGCGGGCCTGCCGCTGGATGGCGCCCAGGCCTACACGCTGCGGTTCGCGCCGCGCGCCCTGCCGCCGGTCAACGCCTTCTGGTCGGTCACGCTCTACCGGCTGCCGGGGCAATCGGTCGTGGCCAACCCCATCCAGCGCTACGTGATCGATTCGACGATGTTGCCCGCGCTCAAGCGCGATCGCGATGGCGGACTGACGCTGCGCATCCAGCATCAGGCGCCGGCCAAGGGCGGCCAGGCCAACTGGTTGCCGGCGCCGGCCGGCCCCTTCATGCTGGCCTTGCGCTACTACTGGCCCAAGCCAGGTTTGCTGGACGGCAGCTGGCAAACGCCGCAGGTGCAGCGCGCCGGTTCATAG
- a CDS encoding ureidoglycolate lyase codes for MTRAAAVPVHDLTADAFSAYGWMLGKPMPLGNGVPLFSNDATDFWQEHVFNTGAGGDAQVLWVNYRSASADVASLEKHLLTQQAIVPLTGAIIQVVARSAADGTPDLATLAAFRVEPGQGVCMRPGCWHATRVTDAQVTCLMLTRRSTTLDLIQHLTTDAAASESAIAAIPACRLDVPHSQD; via the coding sequence ATGACCCGCGCCGCAGCAGTGCCCGTGCACGATCTGACCGCCGATGCCTTCAGCGCCTACGGCTGGATGCTGGGCAAGCCCATGCCCCTGGGCAACGGCGTTCCGCTGTTCAGCAACGACGCCACCGACTTCTGGCAGGAACATGTGTTCAACACGGGCGCTGGTGGCGATGCGCAAGTGTTGTGGGTGAACTACCGCAGCGCTTCGGCCGACGTGGCCAGCCTCGAAAAACACCTGCTGACGCAGCAGGCCATCGTGCCCCTGACCGGCGCCATCATCCAGGTGGTGGCGCGCAGCGCGGCCGACGGCACGCCGGACCTGGCCACGCTGGCGGCGTTTCGCGTGGAGCCGGGGCAGGGCGTCTGCATGCGGCCCGGCTGTTGGCATGCCACGCGCGTGACGGACGCGCAGGTCACCTGCCTGATGCTGACCCGCCGCTCGACCACGCTGGACCTGATCCAGCACCTGACGACCGACGCCGCCGCCAGTGAAAGCGCGATCGCGGCGATCCCCGCTTGCCGGCTGGACGTCCCGCATTCGCAGGACTGA
- a CDS encoding Arm DNA-binding domain-containing protein, with protein MSTGFDGVRPASESSIEIGFFYQGRHCVERIRVKPTAANLKRAAERRNAILAAIARGDFDYDAEFPRRAASSRSSKDPT; from the coding sequence ATGAGCACAGGCTTTGACGGCGTACGGCCGGCATCCGAATCGTCCATCGAGATCGGCTTCTTCTACCAGGGCCGGCACTGCGTGGAACGCATCCGCGTCAAGCCCACCGCCGCCAACCTCAAGCGCGCCGCCGAGCGGCGCAACGCCATCCTCGCCGCCATCGCGCGCGGCGACTTCGACTACGACGCAGAATTCCCCCGACGCGCCGCTTCCTCCCGCTCCAGCAAGGACCCGACATGA
- a CDS encoding cupin domain-containing protein, whose protein sequence is MPTDLSSHYVFLDAAGNAATVAGGDAFWSLPRDELQRYGDGWLVSEYACAADWSQWEMHPQADEIVRLMSGSAELQLEWPTGIQAVHLRAGDAYVIPKGAWHTLKVTESCRILHITMGAGTQHRPL, encoded by the coding sequence ATGCCGACCGACCTGTCTTCGCATTACGTTTTCCTGGATGCCGCCGGCAACGCCGCCACGGTGGCCGGCGGCGACGCGTTCTGGTCGCTGCCGCGCGACGAACTGCAACGCTATGGGGATGGCTGGCTGGTGTCGGAATACGCCTGCGCCGCGGACTGGTCGCAATGGGAAATGCATCCCCAGGCCGACGAGATCGTGCGCCTGATGTCCGGCAGCGCCGAACTGCAGCTGGAGTGGCCGACCGGCATCCAGGCGGTTCACCTGCGGGCGGGCGACGCCTACGTGATACCCAAGGGCGCCTGGCACACGCTCAAGGTGACGGAGTCCTGTCGCATACTGCACATCACCATGGGCGCGGGCACGCAACATCGGCCGTTGTAG